Genomic segment of Streptomyces sp. NBC_00654:
CACTTCCGCCGCCAGCTCGGCTCCTCCCCCGCCGCGTACCGGGCCGCCTATCGGGCCCGTCGTCCGCAAGGGGGAATGGCGGAGTCCTCCACGGCGATCGAGACGGTCGTGCCCTCCCAGGGTTCACCGTCCGGCCGCCGGGGCATGGCCCCGTCCGGGGCAGGTTCGATGCCGCTCGCGAGCGCGGCATCGGCGGGCGCCGGGGACCACTCCGTACCGGGTCCGGACGCGTACGCTCACGGGCGCCCGGCCCTGCCGGGACAGCGGAGCGCCCCGTAGGGTGGGGCGCATGAACGACCGCATGGTGTGGATCGACTGCGAGATGACCGGGCTCTCGTTGGCGGACGACGCACTCATCGAGGTGGCCGCACTGGTCACCGACTCGGAGCTGAACGTGCTCGGTGAAGGGGTGGACATCGTGATCCGCCCGCCGGACGCGGCCCTGGAGACCATGCCCGAGGTGGTGCGGCAGATGCACACCACCTCGGGTCTCCTCGACGAGCTGGCCGGGGGTACCACCCTGGCCGACGCCGAGGAGCGGGTCCTGGCATACGTACGCGAACACGTGAAGGAGCCGGGCAAGGCCCCTCTCTGCGGAAACTCCATCGGCACCGACCGGGGCTTCCTGGCGAGGGACATGCAGACGCTGGAGGGCTACCTCCACTACCGGATC
This window contains:
- the orn gene encoding oligoribonuclease, which translates into the protein MNDRMVWIDCEMTGLSLADDALIEVAALVTDSELNVLGEGVDIVIRPPDAALETMPEVVRQMHTTSGLLDELAGGTTLADAEERVLAYVREHVKEPGKAPLCGNSIGTDRGFLARDMQTLEGYLHYRIVDVSSIKELARRWYPRAYFNSPAKSGNHRALADIRESIAELRYYREAVFVPQPGPDSERAKEIAARHVLPPA